The DNA region GGAATATGACCGGTCAGCAGATCCTGATTGGTGATGCTGCCGTCAGGCAGGTAGGTAATATTGTTAAACGATTGATCATGATTAGTATGATAGGTCAGGTAATCCGCATCAGCAGTCAGTTCCTGTCCTTTCTGCGCATACTGGTGCCGGTAATTGAGATTGAACCCTGTATTGGTAAAATGCCGGCGGTCCCGGTTGTTCGCTACTGTGGTAGAATCGAGCACATTTTTTGAATCCGTTATTTGGCTGGTGCTGTTGGTTGCCAGGTCTCCGGGAGAAGACAGCCCGGTAAATGCCATACCAAAGGTAGTCCTGTCCGAAGCATAATAATCCATACCGATTCGGCTGCTGTAGCTTTGTGAAGTCGGACGGATATAGGAAGTTTGCAGCAGACTGGAGATGGGGTTGCCATCTGAGTTTTCAAAATGGCGGTTAATATCGAGGTCGTTATAGTTGCTCGTGGTGCTGTAACCCAGGTTCCCGAAAATATTGAATTTATTGTCCCGGTAATTGAAATTAAAGCTGTTATTCGTCTTTCCGTACCGGCCCTGCGAATAGCTCAGGTTAATCCCCCCGTTAAACCCGGCGGCCTTGCTCCGTTTCCTGCGGATATTGATAATGCCGCCGGTGCCGCCGGCGTCATATTTAGCAGGTGGATTGCTCATCAGTTCTACCTGGTCAATGGTAGATGAGGAAAGCGACCGCAGGTAATTCTCCAGTTCGGCGCCCGATAAATTAACGGGTTTATCATCTACATATACCTGCACATTGCCTTTGCCTTTCAGGCTGATCGCACCGCCCTGTTCAACGGTTACCCCTGGTGATTTTTCCAGCACATCCATAGCAGAAGAGCCTGCATTACTGATCAGTGCATCCACATTAACCACTGTACGGTCGATCTTTTGCTCCACAAGGGGTTTGGAGGATTTGATGGTCACTTCTTTCAATAAGGTTCCTTTTGCTGACAAAGTGATCAGGGGAAAAGCGAGATCCTGCTGTTGCAGCTGAAAAGTATCACTCCTGTAAGCCGCAAAACCCATCATCGTTACCGACAGGCGGTAAATGCCTTTATTTAGCCCGGTAAGCGCAAAGCTGCCATCATTGTTTGCTAAAGTGGTTTTAACCAATACAGAATCAGCACCGCGGAGTAAATAGACCGAAGCCCCGTCCAGCGGCCTGCTATCCTTGCCGACTATCTTGCCGGTAATCTTTAAAGATTCCTGGGCCAACACCAATTCTGATTGGGCAGTTATTAAAAGCGTAAAAATAATCGCTATCAGGGTTTTCATATTTGCATTCATTTAATCTGCTGCAAACTTCCCGTTACGAATCCCACTTTTTGGTTAATGCTTGGTTAATGCAATGTTAATGGGCGCAGATCGTGCTTTACAAAAGCCAAACTCCGGTATCTTTGAGCGGATGAAACAAAAAATAAAATACCTGATTGGAGCCTGCAGTATCGCTATGCTGGCGCTAACTGCTATCCAGGCTTATTTTATTTACAATACCTATGTATTGAAAGAAAAGGAAGCGGAAAGCGCGGTAAGAGCGGAACTCATCCAAATGGAAGGTGATTTGAAAATCAATTTCCTGCGCAAAGACTGGATGGCTCAATTCGAGGCATTGGTGAAAACCAACCAGCAGGCAGCGATCAATGCTTTCCTGGCAAACGGATCACAGACTATTTCCAGGCAGGTTACCGCTTATATCAACAACAATCCGGTATTGCGCAAATACCATACGGCGTACCGGGTCACGATCCTGACCGCATCACTGGTCAACAGACAAGCAGGCTTTGAGAAACACATCCATAACCTACCTTGGTTTGGCAATGCCTCGTTTCCGGGAGAACAGGTGATTCTCCATGACCTCAGCAATGATAACAGCTCCGGGAATGATTATATCCGGAGTTTTACGATCCGCTCTGGTTTCAGTATCAGCAAGGGCAGGAACAGTATCCTGGCGGAAATGACGGGCCTGCTGCTCTTTTCGGTCATCTTATTGGGGCTAGTGATGCTGCTTTTCTACTTTTCTATCCGGGGCCTGATCACTCAAAGGAAACTCACCGACCTACAAACGGATTTTATCAATAACATCACCCATGAATTTAATACGCCGCTGGCCACGCTGGCGGTCGCCATTCGTACTCTTCGGGATCAGGAGAAAGGAAACGCCATTATTAAAAGTACAATCTCGATCATGGAAAGACAGCATCTCCGGCTCAAAAAACTGATTAGCCAGGTGATGACCCACACAGCCAATGCTCAGCAGCTCTTATTAAAAAAAGAAAAGATCGCAGCGGACAGTTTCTTGCTCCATATATTGTATGATTTTGAGGCGGCTAATCCCGGTGCAGAGCTCAAAAGTAAAATAGAAAATGCCTCCATTGAACTGACGATAGACTCCTTTTACCTGACCTCGGCAGTTACCAATATCCTGGAAAACGCGGTAAAATACGGCGGCACGCGGATTAATGTAACTACTAAAGTCACCGGTGATTTTTATCAAGTCATTATTCAGGATAATGGTATAGGCATCCCCATGGAAGAACAGGGGAAAATATTTACTAAATTTTACCGGGTGGAAAAGGGCGATGTCCACAATACCAAAGGCTTGGGCCTGGGCCTGTATTTCAGCCGGCAGATCATGATCGCGCATGGCGGCCAGATCCGGGTAGACAGCCCTGCCGGGCAAGGTTGCAGCTTTACTTTATTTTTACCAGTGGCATGAAACATATTTTATTAACTGAAGATGATCCTGATTTCGGAAGTATCCTGAAACAATACCTGGAACTAGCTGGTTTCCGGGTCAGCTGGAAAATGAACGGCAAAGAAGCGCTGGAGTTCTTAAAAGCGGACCAGCCGGATATTTGCATCCTGGATGTGATGATGCCGGTGATGGACGGCTTTACCCTGGCAGAAAAGATCATCCCGGTATGGCCGGACATGCCCTTCCTGTTTTTAACCGCCCGCAATCAGAAGGAAGACCGGCTGAAAGGACTTGGCCTCGGTGCGGATGATTACGTAGTGAAACCTTTTGAGGCTGAGGAACTGCTGTTGAGGTTGAAGAATATCTTAAAGCGATCCGCGCAGGTGGAAACCCCGATACCCGAGATACTGGCATTGGGTAGCTATATTTTTGACTATCCCAATTTATTGCTGATCCATCACTCCGGCAACACCCGGCTGACCGAAAAGGAAGCCCTGCTGCTGCTTTATTTTTACCGTAACAAAAACAGGCTGATCAAACGTGAAGAGATGCTGCTCCATATCTGGAAAAGCGATGACTATTTTTCGGGCAGGAGCCTGGATGTCTTTGTCAGCAAACTGCGCAAATACCTGAACGCCGATACGGCTATTGGCCTGGAAACCATTCGCGGAACAGGGTTTGAGTTTAGTTCTCCTGATAATTAACAAAGGGTTTGATCACTTATTTTCTTTCCTTAAAATGAAGAAAAATATAATTGTTATTTGCATGCTTTTAATTGCTGTAACAGTATCTGCACACCCCGGAAAAATGGCGACATACCTGGATATGATAACCGGGCACAAGGCTGACTTTGCCAGTAAAACAGCAACTTTTAATGACAGTACATCTATTGCAGTAAAACGGGATACCGTGACCTGGATCGACACAAACCGTAACAGGCCAGTACCTGTAGCCTTGTATTCAGCAAACGAGAAAGTAACACGAACGCATTTTCATGGTAAGCAACCATTGGTCATTCTTAATCCTGGCTATTCAGGCAAAAATACAGATTACAGCTACATTGCTACAACGCTTGCAAAACTTGGCTATTACGTAGTTACGGTTCAGCATAATTTGCCTGCCGATGCACCAATACCGACGGTAGGAAATCTTTATCAATCAAGACTTCCCTTTTGGAATGCGGGGGTAATGAATATCCTTTTTGTGATTGACAGATTAAAGGCGATACACCCCAACCTTGACCACCGGCATCTCATTTTAATAGGTCATTCTTACGGTGGGGATATCGTTATGTTGCTCGCTCAGCAACATCCCCAAATGGTTAGTGCAGCTATTTCTTTGGATAACCGCCGTGTTCCTTTCCCCCGAAACAAGCATATCAGGATTTTTTCCATCCGTTCTAACGATCAAATAGCAGACCCCGGCGTGTTACCATCATTAAGCGAACAGCGTAAATATCCGATAAGTATGGTTAAGGTAAACACTACCCACGAAGATATGGGTGGTTTCGGGACAACTCAACAGTTGAATGAAATTAATCACTACATTGTTGCCTTTTTATCAGGTCATACTAATTAGGCTGTTCAGCTTGATTTTAGTGGAGCCTAACCGATATTTTATTTAAATCTGTTCATCCTCCTGAAAATGAAAAAAAACATAGTTGTTATTTGCCTGCTTTTAATTGCCTTAACCGTATCTGCACAATCAAAAAAAATGACAACATACTCGGGGATGATCACCGGGTACACCACCAGCTTTGGTTTTACGACCGGAAAATTGATCATCAATAATGTAGTAACCAGCCTGCATGAAATGTATTTAATTAATATCGAACCCAGCGGGAAATTTTTGGTAACCTTCCCACTGAAACATAATCAGGAATGTTGGGTGAGCTTACGTTTTTTTAACGGCCCGGTATATTTTGAAGCCGGCAAAGAGGTGGTGCAGAATTTCAACCTGACCAATACTTCAAAGATATCATCGGCGTTTCAAGGAGCCGGCGCGGTAATCAATAATGACATTAATAAAGTAAGGCCCGCTTTAATGGATTATAATTGGAATGCTATTTATACAAACATAGATCAGTTAACGCCTGGTCAATACAAAACTTATTTTTTAAAAATGCAGGCCCATAAACTGGCGTATACAGACAGTGTGGCAAAAACTGCCGGGCTGAACAAAACCGCTTATGAACTGGCCCGCCGCAGTATACAGTATAATATTGCCAGTAACTTAATGTCCTATAATGAAATAAGAGAATCCGTTTTCCGAAAAAAGCATAACATATCCTTCAATAACAGGGAGCCTATGTTGAGTCCGGTGAAATTAAGATCTGAGTATTACGATTTTCTGAAAGCTCTTCGTTATAACGAGCCGAAAGCCATGATCTCCTATTTCTATTATGAATTCGTAAATAAATTAATGTTTATGGACCTGGTTTATGATCAGGCGGGGCGGTTGGACTTCAGCAAACAAATTGCCCTTCTTAAAACCAGGGACACCACCAATGAGGATATAAAAGGCACTATAAAACTTCTGGAAGATCAGATGAGCCACAAAGCCACGGCTCCGGGCGCACTGGAAAAAGCACGACCGGTGGTGCTAAAAAAGCTACTCAATACCAATATAGCGCTGGAATCAGACCTCATGTACCTCCAATCTGTATCAAGTAATATGGACATGCAAAAAGATACCTTAACGGATGCCGCACTGGCCAGGCTAAAATTAAAAGTTAAAAACAAATTTCTTTTGAACGACGTGGCCGCGTTGAACAGCAGCATTAAGCAAAGTATCCTCAATGTCAAAAACCAAACAGGTTATACCGACAATCAAGTGCCGGTAACTGATTCTGCCAGGAATATTTTTGTTAAGCTATTGGATAAGTATAAGGGCAAGGTGGTTTTTATCGATTTCTGGGCTACCTGGTGTGTACCTTGTTTAAATGGGATGCAGGAGATCGCCCCGCTAAAAGCTGAACTGGCACAAAACAAGGATGTCGTGTTCTTGTATGTCACCAATACCTCATCGCCCGAAAAAACCTATCAAACGATGATGCCCGGTATTAAAGGCGAGCATTACCGGTTACCCGATAGTCAATATGACTATTTGGCGAAACTGTTTAAGATTTTCAGCATACCTCATTATGCCATTATCAATAAGCGGGGCGAAATAGTTAACGATAATTTTCAATGGAGCCAAACTAACCAGATAAAGCAGCAATTGATGAGTTTGATGAATGAATAAGCCTGATTGGATCAACCACAACATATCGCCTCCAACCGGCCAATTTGGCTTTGACTACCTTTCATTATTGTAATCAAGTACTTGTGAGTGCTAACGAAATCGGCGAGATGGCGTCAGTTAAAATGGTTTCTCCAATGAGCACATCGGCCAGGAAGTTATGGTTTTTATTAATTTGAGATGGTGTTTGCTGGAGAAGCTTGAAGAAAATATAGCCGATAATAGTCCGAAATTTGTGAAATTTATCGGTTCAGAAGGGACACGATTAACGACATTTCTGAATAAATATACATAATCCGCTATTGTCATTTTCCAGCATGATAGTAGCTTTTGGAGGATATTCATCTTTTAGTGCGTTTAGCCCCACAAAATCAGATAAGGAGATGACACAACTATTCGAACGTTTCTAAAGTTAAAGGAGGATACTTGGGCACCGTTAATTATTATAATTGCAGTTAGGAAGCACTATTCTTTCTAAGAATAATTATTTAATGACCGCCGCGTAAATACAATGTGCAGTCGCTCTGTTCATTTATATTTTTCAATCATTAACGATCTGATAAAAATACCACCATGAGCTATGATGAAGTGCATTTTGAGACCAGTCATTTAGCAAAAAAGTTCGGAAATTGGTTTAATCATCCTTTAAGGCCCGAGCATCCAAACTTATCCCTCTATATCAACATCCAGTTGAGAACGTTACCTGTTTTTGCATTCTCATGTGCGTTAGCCCTGACTTTATAAATAAGGAATGCCCAATTTGTTGACTTTTAGTATATTTGGGGATGGTCGGTAATCTCTATACCTCAGATACGGTATTGCTTAGCCTTATTAGTGAGGGCGATGAGAAAGCCTTTGCTTTACTTTTTGAACGTTATCGTAATCGGCTTTATAGTTACTTAGTTAAGGTAACTAAATCAAAGGAAACGTCTGAGGAAATAGTATTAGATGTGTTTTTAAAAGTATGGACTGGAAAAGCAGCTCTTCCAGAGATTAATAATTTCGAAGCGTTCCTTTTCCGTGTAGCACAGAACCGTACTATTGACTTTTTCCGTCAGGCAAAACGGTATCAGAAAGAACAAGCTCAAATATGGAAGGGGATGGAGGAGTTACGGTCAGCAACAGCCGATTCGCGGCTGCTGAAAGCCGATCTGGAAAAGACCATACAAGCAGCGGTAAGCCAATTATCGCCACAAAGGCAGGAAGTATTTCGCCTAAGTCGAGAGGAATATTTAAGCTATGATGAGATTGCAGAAAGAATGGAGCTTTCAAAGTTTACAGTTCGTAACCATCTCTCTGCTGCATTGCAATTTATTCGATCTCATCTTGATAACGGCCCTGAACTTGCAATATTCTTAATGATGTTTTCAAAGAGCTATTGTCGCTTTTAACTTAATGCTACACTGTTCTTATTGCGATTTTTTCCACCATTATATATTACTGCCCCCTTCAGATCCTGAAAGGAGTTTTAATGTGCCAGCAAAAGCATTTTCTCCCAAAGGAAAAACTCATTGCTTTTAATGGGTTTTTAACAATTACCTAATCGCCAAAATCACTTAAGTCGTCGTTGCAATTCCTTAAATGATACTGATATTAATAAATTGTAAAAAAAATATCATCACGATTGGTACTCCCCTTCATATTCATCGTCTTAGGTACATATGAGTCGACTGAATATTCTTTTTGAAGCTTACTTGAACAATCAACTGGACGAAACAGAGTATGCTGAATTGTGGGGCTTACTGGAGGAAGAGGGTGCAATGGAACAACTTTCCCCGGAACTACAAAGATTGTGGCAATCATCACCGATACACGAGTTGCCCGCGGATCATTGGGACAAAAAGCTCAAAAAACTGCAAATTGAGCGGGCCCCGAAAATAATGCCGATCTGGCGGCGATATGCGGCAGTTGCTGCTGTGCTCCTTGTTTTTCTCAGTGGCTCTTACTATTTTTTACAGAAAAGACCGATTCAGTCTCTGGCCGTTATTGAGCACGATATAAAAGCTCCTAAACAAAATAAAGCGATAATCGCTTTGTCGAACGGGCAAAAAATCCTGCTGGATACGGTCCCGAATGGCGCGCTGATAGCGGGCATTGCCCGAAAGACCGCAGATGGCAAACTTAGGTTTGAAAACAACAATGCTAAGATTGATTATATAGTGATGTCTAACCCTCGCTGTAGTAAGCCAATGCAAATTACCATGCCAGATGGGACAGAAGTCTGGATAAATGCGGATACATACTTGCAATACCCTACAAATTTTAACCATAAAGACAGGATCGTAACCCTTAAAGGAGAGGCTTATTTTGAGGTAAAACATAACGCTGCAAAACCGTTCAGAGTTTTAGCTGATGGTGAAATAATAGAAGATGTTGGCACCCACTTCAACGTAAATTCCTATTCTGATGGCGGTGCTGTAAAAACCACATTGCTGGAAGGAGAGGTGAAAATTAATAAGTCGGTATTTCTTAAGCCTGGTCAGCAATTTAGTGATAATAAAATAACCATGGCCAATATCGATGATGTAATGGCCTGGAAAAATGGGGTATTTCATTTTGATGGGGTACCCATTGAAACTATCATGAAACAGGTTTCCCGATGGTATGGCGTTGAGGTCATATACAAGGATAAGATAAACGAAGAGTTTGTAGCCAAAAAAATCCCGCGTGATGTTCCCATCTCAACCTTACTGGAATACCTGGAAGAAACAGGGCATGTTCATTTCTCTTTAAGACAAAACGTTGTAACGGTGATGAGATAGCACACCGTTATAACGAAATAGAAAATATCTTTTTTAAAGTACTAAAAAAGTTTCCGAGTGTAATGTGCGCTAGCACAAAGATTTAATTCCCTTGATTATTTAAACAAACATTTTAAAACTATGCCGTCATCTTTACCAAGACAAGCCATTGATGTCCCGAGAAAAAAAAGCGACTTTCTCACCTGCAAAAAAAGATCAGTTGTAAAGCTGAGTTTTATTTTTCTTCTGGGATTTTTTCTGAGCATTAACGTTCGGGCCTATGCCCAGAATTTAACAGTACAGTTAACTAACGCACCTCTGGAAACGGTCTTTAATGTGATCGAAAAGCAAAGCAGTTACAGTTTCATTTATGGAAAAAGTGATCTGAAAGGCGCACTTCCGGTAACTATAAATGAAAAAAACTCAAGTCTTAAAACTATTCTGGACAAGTGTTTCACTAATCAGCCGCTATTTTTTACGATTAAAGATAAATTGATTATAGTTTCAGCGAAAAGAAATAGCAGTTCAAATTCCGTTCGCACTTCACCCGTCAATAATACTACAGCCGACACAGGTCGCTTGGTATTTAAAGGCCGTATCACAGATAGTACCGAAACACCGTTGGTTGGTGCAGTAGTGTATGTTAAAGGGACTAAAGTAGGTACTTCTACTAATGTTCATGGTGAATTTGACCTGCAGAATGTATACGCCGGTATGCACATAATCATTACCTACATAGGTTTTGAAAACTTTGAAATGACTGTGAGCACTGTCAATAACATACGCTACCCGATAATACTCAAAAACAGTACAAGTGTACTGGATGAGACTATTGTTCAGGCATACGGCATAACTTCTAAGCGATTTAACGTTGGTTCAATCGCTACCGTCAATGCGGCTACAATTGAGCAGCAGCCGGTGTCAAACGTACTCCTGGCTTTACAAGGTCAGGTACCAGGCCTTGCTGTTAATTCGATGAATGGTGTTCCTGGAGCTAACACCTTGCTACAAGTGAGAGGGCAAAATACCTTGCGGGCTGATCCGAGCATTGGTTGGAAACCATATGATCAGCCGTTGTTAATTGTTGACGGTGTGCCCTTTGCCGCACAAAACAACATTATTAGTCAATTATCCAGTTTGGCTTTAGGCGGGTCTGTTACAGGAGGGATCAGCCAGGCCAGTGGTATTGGCGCATTTGGCGGTATCAATCCCGCGGATATTGAAAGCATTTCCGTGTTAAAAGATGCCGAAGCGACCTCCATTTATGGAACACAAGGCTCTAATGGTGTTATCCTTATCACTACAAAAAAAGGTAAAGTCGGAAGAACAACTTTAAATGTTTCTGCGAACTCGGGATTCAATACGGCTGCGAACCAGGTGAAGCTGATGAATACGCAGCAATATCTGCAATTTCGGAAGGCCGCTTTTGCTGCGGATGGTATTACACCAAGTTCCAGTGCAAGATCAAGTGCATACGCACCAGATTTAACAATTTTTGATCAGGATAAGTATACCAACTGGCAAAATGTTATCTATGGTAAGACATCCGGTTATACAGACATCCATGCAAGCGTTTCAGGAGGTACCGGTAATAATACCTTTTTTCTTTCAGGCGGATTCGCGAAATCTAATTTTAATTACCCGGGTGATTTTGCTGATCAGCGTTTAACGCTACATAGCGCCTATCAATATAAATCCTTAAATAACCGTTTGACCATTGACGCTATTTTTGATTATGGTTACAACAGAAACAATTCGCCATCTTTCGGTGGCGGATCAAGAATATTAAACGTGCCCAATTTACCGGACTTGTTGGATCCGGCAGGAAATCTGGTTTGGAATTATAAAGGAGTCAATTTAAGTT from Mucilaginibacter sp. SJ includes:
- a CDS encoding TonB-dependent receptor produces the protein MKTLIAIIFTLLITAQSELVLAQESLKITGKIVGKDSRPLDGASVYLLRGADSVLVKTTLANNDGSFALTGLNKGIYRLSVTMMGFAAYRSDTFQLQQQDLAFPLITLSAKGTLLKEVTIKSSKPLVEQKIDRTVVNVDALISNAGSSAMDVLEKSPGVTVEQGGAISLKGKGNVQVYVDDKPVNLSGAELENYLRSLSSSTIDQVELMSNPPAKYDAGGTGGIINIRRKRSKAAGFNGGINLSYSQGRYGKTNNSFNFNYRDNKFNIFGNLGYSTTSNYNDLDINRHFENSDGNPISSLLQTSYIRPTSQSYSSRIGMDYYASDRTTFGMAFTGLSSPGDLATNSTSQITDSKNVLDSTTVANNRDRRHFTNTGFNLNYRHQYAQKGQELTADADYLTYHTNHDQSFNNITYLPDGSITNQDLLTGHIPATIRIYTAKADYTQPLAGDVKLAAGLKTSYTQTDNTANYFNTVGDVTTPDYDKTNHFIYKEQINAGYININKDFRRFSLQAGLRFENTISDGHQLGNIQKPDSVFKRNYNGLFPTLFLQYKLDTAGNQSLGLNYGRRIDRPAYQDLNPFLSPIDKFTYYTGNPFLKPSYTQNIDLSHSYKNITTTLSYSKTKDDMYETIEILNGIYYSRPGNIGSTVNLGLSVDAGFDPASWFSFHIYAYGGTVHTVSNFYTGTLDTRGSLFIVDPMLQFKLAHDWTMQLDGSYQGPHISAQVKVGERKRLNMGIAKKLSASTTIRLVVNDVFRSYVNSGVIGNLALTRADYHNVMDTRTAVISFSYRFGKVIAGQRRHEANGAEDEKNRVKQ
- a CDS encoding sensor histidine kinase, yielding MGADRALQKPNSGIFERMKQKIKYLIGACSIAMLALTAIQAYFIYNTYVLKEKEAESAVRAELIQMEGDLKINFLRKDWMAQFEALVKTNQQAAINAFLANGSQTISRQVTAYINNNPVLRKYHTAYRVTILTASLVNRQAGFEKHIHNLPWFGNASFPGEQVILHDLSNDNSSGNDYIRSFTIRSGFSISKGRNSILAEMTGLLLFSVILLGLVMLLFYFSIRGLITQRKLTDLQTDFINNITHEFNTPLATLAVAIRTLRDQEKGNAIIKSTISIMERQHLRLKKLISQVMTHTANAQQLLLKKEKIAADSFLLHILYDFEAANPGAELKSKIENASIELTIDSFYLTSAVTNILENAVKYGGTRINVTTKVTGDFYQVIIQDNGIGIPMEEQGKIFTKFYRVEKGDVHNTKGLGLGLYFSRQIMIAHGGQIRVDSPAGQGCSFTLFLPVA
- a CDS encoding response regulator transcription factor — encoded protein: MKHILLTEDDPDFGSILKQYLELAGFRVSWKMNGKEALEFLKADQPDICILDVMMPVMDGFTLAEKIIPVWPDMPFLFLTARNQKEDRLKGLGLGADDYVVKPFEAEELLLRLKNILKRSAQVETPIPEILALGSYIFDYPNLLLIHHSGNTRLTEKEALLLLYFYRNKNRLIKREEMLLHIWKSDDYFSGRSLDVFVSKLRKYLNADTAIGLETIRGTGFEFSSPDN
- a CDS encoding alpha/beta hydrolase family protein, coding for MKKNIIVICMLLIAVTVSAHPGKMATYLDMITGHKADFASKTATFNDSTSIAVKRDTVTWIDTNRNRPVPVALYSANEKVTRTHFHGKQPLVILNPGYSGKNTDYSYIATTLAKLGYYVVTVQHNLPADAPIPTVGNLYQSRLPFWNAGVMNILFVIDRLKAIHPNLDHRHLILIGHSYGGDIVMLLAQQHPQMVSAAISLDNRRVPFPRNKHIRIFSIRSNDQIADPGVLPSLSEQRKYPISMVKVNTTHEDMGGFGTTQQLNEINHYIVAFLSGHTN
- a CDS encoding TlpA family protein disulfide reductase; this encodes MKKNIVVICLLLIALTVSAQSKKMTTYSGMITGYTTSFGFTTGKLIINNVVTSLHEMYLINIEPSGKFLVTFPLKHNQECWVSLRFFNGPVYFEAGKEVVQNFNLTNTSKISSAFQGAGAVINNDINKVRPALMDYNWNAIYTNIDQLTPGQYKTYFLKMQAHKLAYTDSVAKTAGLNKTAYELARRSIQYNIASNLMSYNEIRESVFRKKHNISFNNREPMLSPVKLRSEYYDFLKALRYNEPKAMISYFYYEFVNKLMFMDLVYDQAGRLDFSKQIALLKTRDTTNEDIKGTIKLLEDQMSHKATAPGALEKARPVVLKKLLNTNIALESDLMYLQSVSSNMDMQKDTLTDAALARLKLKVKNKFLLNDVAALNSSIKQSILNVKNQTGYTDNQVPVTDSARNIFVKLLDKYKGKVVFIDFWATWCVPCLNGMQEIAPLKAELAQNKDVVFLYVTNTSSPEKTYQTMMPGIKGEHYRLPDSQYDYLAKLFKIFSIPHYAIINKRGEIVNDNFQWSQTNQIKQQLMSLMNE
- a CDS encoding RNA polymerase sigma factor; this encodes MVGNLYTSDTVLLSLISEGDEKAFALLFERYRNRLYSYLVKVTKSKETSEEIVLDVFLKVWTGKAALPEINNFEAFLFRVAQNRTIDFFRQAKRYQKEQAQIWKGMEELRSATADSRLLKADLEKTIQAAVSQLSPQRQEVFRLSREEYLSYDEIAERMELSKFTVRNHLSAALQFIRSHLDNGPELAIFLMMFSKSYCRF
- a CDS encoding FecR family protein; protein product: MNNQLDETEYAELWGLLEEEGAMEQLSPELQRLWQSSPIHELPADHWDKKLKKLQIERAPKIMPIWRRYAAVAAVLLVFLSGSYYFLQKRPIQSLAVIEHDIKAPKQNKAIIALSNGQKILLDTVPNGALIAGIARKTADGKLRFENNNAKIDYIVMSNPRCSKPMQITMPDGTEVWINADTYLQYPTNFNHKDRIVTLKGEAYFEVKHNAAKPFRVLADGEIIEDVGTHFNVNSYSDGGAVKTTLLEGEVKINKSVFLKPGQQFSDNKITMANIDDVMAWKNGVFHFDGVPIETIMKQVSRWYGVEVIYKDKINEEFVAKKIPRDVPISTLLEYLEETGHVHFSLRQNVVTVMR